A single region of the Mycteria americana isolate JAX WOST 10 ecotype Jacksonville Zoo and Gardens chromosome 10, USCA_MyAme_1.0, whole genome shotgun sequence genome encodes:
- the MSN gene encoding moesin, translating into MPKTISVRVTTMDAELEFAIQPNTTGKQLFDQVVKTIGLREVWFFGLQYQDTKGFSTWLKLNKKVTAQDVRKESPLLFKFRAKFYPEDVAEELIQDITQRLFFLQVKEAILNDDIYCPPETAVLLASYAVQSKYGDFNKEVHKSGYLASDKLLPQRVLEQHKLNKDQWEERIQVWHEEHRGMIREDAVLEYLKIAQDLEMYGVNYFSIKNKKGSELWLGVDALGLNIYEQNDRLTPKIGFPWSEIRNISFNDKKFVIKPIDKKAPDFVFYAPRLRINKRILALCMGNHELYMRRRKPDTIEVQQMKAQAREEKHQKQMERALLENEKKKRELAEKEKEKIEREKEELMERLKQIEEQTKKAQQELEEQTRRAMELEQERKRAQEEAEKLAKERREAEEAKEALLKASHDQQKTQEQLAAEMAELTARIMQLELARQKKESEAQEWQQKAQMVQEDLEKTKEELKTAMSTPHVTEPMHSENEHDDEQDENAAEASAELRSEATIKDRSEEERTTEAEKNERVQKHLKALSSELANARDETKKTANDVIHAENMRLGRDKYKTLRQIRQGNTKQRIDEFESM; encoded by the exons ATCAGTGTGCGTGTTACCACCATGGATGCTGAGCTGGAGTTTGCTATCCAGCCCAACACTACAGGGAAGCAACTCTTTGATCAG GTCGTCAAGACAATTGGTCTAAGAGAGGTCTGGTTTTTTGGACTTCAGTATCAGGACACCAAGGGCTTCTCAACATGGCTGAAATTGAACAAAAAG GTAACAGCACAGGACGTACGCAAAGAAAGCCCCCTGCTTTTCAAATTCCGTGCCAAGTTCTACCCAGAGGATGTGGCAGAAGAGCTGATCCAGGACATCACGCAGCGCCTTTTCTTCCTCCAAGTGAAGGAGGCAATTCTGAATGATGACATTTATTGCCCTCCAGAAACAGCCGTCCTTCTGGCTTCTTATGCTGTCCAGTCAAAATACGGAGACTTCAACAAAGAGGTGCACAAGTCTGGCTACCTTGCTAGTGACAAACTGCTCCCACAGAG AGTTCTGGAGCAGCACAAGCTTAACAAGGACCAGTGGGAGGAGAGGATCCAGGTGTGGCATGAGGAACATCGAGGAATGATTAG AGAAGATGCTGTCTTGGAGTACCTGAAAATTGCACAGGATCTGGAGATGTATGGTGTGAACTACTTCAGCATTAAGAACAAGAAGGGCTCTGAACTCTGGCTAGGTGTAGATGCTCTTGGACTCAACATTTATGAGCAGAACGACAG gCTAACACCGAAAATTGGATTCCCTTGGAGTGAGATCAGAAATATCTCATTCAATGACAAGAAATTTGTTATCAAGCCCATTGACAAGAAAGCACCA GACTTCGTATTCTATGCCCCTCGGTTACGGATTAACAAACGAATCTTGGCACTTTGCATGGGGAACCATGAGCTCTACATGCGCAGACGTAAACCAGATACCATTGAGGTGCAGCAGATGAAAGCACAGGCTCGGGAAGAGAAGCACCAGAAACAGATGGAGAG AGCCCTGCTGGAGAAtgagaagaagaagagggagttggcagaaaaggagaaggagaagattGAACGTGAGAAGGAGGAGCTAATGGAGAGACTCAAACAAATTGAGGAGCAAACCAAGAAAGCTCAGCAAG AACTGGAAGAACAGACCCGCAGAGCTATGGAGctggaacaggagagaaaacGAGCtcaagaggaagcagagaaactgGCTAAAGAACgtagagaggcagaagaggcaaaGGAGGCCCTATTGAAAGCATCCCATGATCAACAAAAGACCCAGGAACAGCTG GCTGCTGAGATGGCAGAACTCACAGCTAGGATCATGCAGCTGGAGCTGGCCAGGCAGAAGAAGGAGAGCGAGGCCCAGGAGTGGCAACAGAAG GCACAGATGGTGCAGGAGGACCTAGAAAAGACCAAAGAGGAGTTGAAGACTGCCATGAGCACCCCTCACGTCACTGAGCCCATGCACTCTGAGAATGAGCATGATGATGAGCAGGATGAGAATGCGGCAGAAGCCAGCGCTGAGCTACGATCAGAGGCCACCATCAAGGACCGCAGTGAGGAGGAGCGCACCACTGAAGCAGAGAAGAATGAACGGGTCCAGAAACACTTGAAG GCTCTTTCCTCAGAGCTGGCAAATGCTCGGGATGAAACCAAGAAGACAGCCAATGATGTGATCCACGCTGAGAACATGCGTCTGGGCCGAGACAAGTACAAGACCCTCCGTCAGATTCGGCAGGGCAACACCAAGCAGCGCATTGATGAGTTTGAGTCCATGTAA
- the LOC142415245 gene encoding ferredoxin-2, mitochondrial-like, which translates to MLCPSPMPCWAGLQRDPSRIPLSILPSSFPALFPPSTPREAVLVFSFFFSFFLSFFLPPPLPAVLTTLNLAGLATHDSQETRSRTLSSMIAQGVSGLMRPLLRGLNVSKIRFIYLSGVAEQHRTPAKQGAERGFSSTHKLQDVPGESSSADQVTVHFINRDGERLTATAKEGESLLEVVVNQNLAIDGFGACEGTLACSTCHLIFEKDTFQKLDAISDEELDMLDLAYGLTETSRLGCQVCVKKSMDGLTVRVPMDVSDIRRQLEVGKQSKQ; encoded by the exons ATGCTTTGCCCAAGTCCCATgccctgctgggctgggctgcagcgaGACCCGAGCAGGatccctctgtccatccttccctcctccttccccgccctcttccctccctccacccccagggAGGCTGTcctagttttttctttttttttttctttctttctttctttctttcttcccccccccctcccagccgtACTTACAACTCTTAATCTGGCTGGCCTTGCAACACACGACAGCCAGGAGACGCGGAGCAGGACCTTGAGTAGCATGATAGCTCAAGGCGTCTCAGGGCTCATGCGACCCTTGCTAAGAGGACTGAATGTGAGCAAAATTCGCTTTATTTACCTCTCTGGGGTGGCTGAGCAGCATCGCACACCAGCTAAGCAGGGGGCAGAAAGAGGCTTCAGCTCCACGCACAAGCTCCAGGATGTCCCTGGGGAATCGAG CTCTGCAGACCAGGTGACGGTGCATTTTATAAATCGGGATGGAGAGCGACTTACGGCCACAGCCAAAGAAGGGGAGAGTTTGCTGGAAGTGGTAGTCAATCAAAACTTGGCCATTGATGGATTTG GTGCATGTGAAGGGACATTAGCCTGCTCCACCTGTCACCTCATCTTTGAGAAGGACACCTTCCAAAAGCTGGATGCCATCTCAGATGAAGAGCTGGACATGCTGGACTTGGCGTATGGACTCACTGAGAC ATCTCGCCTTGGCTGCCAGGTGTGCGTTAAGAAGTCGATGGATGGTCTGACGGTGCGGGTCCCCATGGATGTATCGGACATCAGGAGACAGCTGGAggttggaaagcaaagcaaacagtaa